Proteins from a single region of Geothrix sp. PMB-07:
- the pheS gene encoding phenylalanine--tRNA ligase subunit alpha, with product MDQLLPAEIVEAGGAFPGALAACGDLDALLRLKGAYVGREGSHAARLMELLKVAPKEQKRDLGAAINALKQQWEEGLKVRQAELEAAKKNLNARASQWDPTLPPPVPAQGALHPLNRLMDRLVDVFRPLGFHVEEGPEVENEAHNFDGLNIPEDHPAKASSDTFYFAEHPELLLRTHTSPVQVRTLLRVAPTLAERGGIRFLAPGRVYRKDEIDPTHSPMFHQVEGMLVGHNIGMQHLKGTLEYALRALFGPHTEIRLRPSYFPFVEPGCEVDLSCPLCGAKGCRVCKGSGWVEILGAGLIHPNVLSYAGIDPAEWSGWAFGMGVERMSMMLSQTPDLRLFFENDQRFLKVMGGLD from the coding sequence ATGGACCAACTGCTTCCCGCAGAAATCGTCGAGGCTGGCGGGGCCTTTCCGGGCGCCTTGGCGGCTTGCGGAGACCTGGACGCGTTGCTGCGCCTCAAGGGCGCCTACGTGGGCCGCGAGGGCAGCCATGCCGCGCGCCTGATGGAGTTGCTGAAGGTGGCGCCCAAGGAACAGAAGCGCGATCTGGGAGCTGCCATCAACGCCCTCAAGCAACAGTGGGAGGAAGGCCTGAAGGTCCGCCAGGCGGAGTTGGAGGCGGCCAAGAAGAACCTGAATGCGCGCGCCTCCCAGTGGGATCCCACCCTGCCGCCGCCCGTGCCTGCGCAGGGCGCCCTGCATCCACTGAATCGCCTCATGGATCGGCTGGTGGACGTCTTCCGACCGCTGGGTTTTCACGTGGAAGAGGGCCCCGAAGTTGAGAACGAGGCCCACAACTTCGATGGTCTGAACATTCCCGAAGATCACCCGGCGAAGGCTTCATCGGACACCTTCTATTTCGCTGAGCATCCAGAGCTGCTGCTGCGCACCCACACCAGCCCCGTACAGGTGCGCACGCTTCTGCGCGTGGCGCCAACCCTCGCGGAGCGCGGTGGCATCCGCTTCCTGGCCCCGGGCCGCGTCTACCGCAAGGATGAGATCGATCCCACCCACAGCCCCATGTTCCATCAGGTGGAGGGCATGCTGGTGGGTCACAACATCGGCATGCAGCACTTGAAAGGCACCCTGGAATACGCGCTGCGGGCGCTGTTCGGCCCGCACACCGAAATCCGTCTGCGTCCCTCCTACTTCCCCTTCGTCGAACCCGGTTGCGAGGTGGATTTGAGCTGTCCGCTCTGCGGCGCGAAGGGTTGTCGTGTATGCAAGGGTTCCGGATGGGTGGAGATTCTGGGCGCGGGCCTCATTCATCCCAACGTGCTGAGTTATGCGGGCATTGATCCCGCCGAGTGGTCTGGCTGGGCCTTCGGCATGGGGGTGGAGCGCATGTCCATGATGCTGAGCCAGACGCCGGATCTGCGGTTGTTCTTCGAGAACGACCAGAGATTCTTGAAGGTCATGGGAGGGCTGGACTGA
- the rplT gene encoding 50S ribosomal protein L20, translating into MTRVKRGFKRAQRRKRMMKFAKGFYGAKSRLYRSAKEAVEKALGYAYRDRKVKKRDFRRLWVVRISAACGQNGTSYSKFMGGLKKASVDLDRKILADLAVRNPEAFTKLVAVAKG; encoded by the coding sequence ATGACTCGCGTCAAACGCGGTTTTAAACGGGCCCAGCGCCGCAAGCGCATGATGAAGTTCGCCAAGGGCTTCTACGGCGCCAAGTCCCGCCTGTATCGTTCCGCCAAGGAAGCCGTCGAAAAGGCTCTTGGCTACGCCTACCGCGACCGCAAGGTCAAGAAGCGTGATTTCCGCCGCCTCTGGGTGGTGCGCATCAGCGCCGCCTGCGGTCAGAACGGCACCAGCTACTCGAAGTTCATGGGCGGCCTGAAGAAGGCTTCCGTGGATCTCGACCGCAAGATCCTCGCGGATCTCGCCGTGCGCAATCCTGAAGCGTTTACCAAGCTCGTGGCTGTGGCCAAGGGCTGA
- the rpmI gene encoding 50S ribosomal protein L35: MSGYKIKTHKGAQKRFKKTAGGKFKRGCSHQRHILTKKTAKRKRQLDMGGMVAKADQKAVAAMLPYA; the protein is encoded by the coding sequence ATGAGCGGTTACAAGATCAAGACCCACAAGGGCGCCCAGAAGCGCTTCAAGAAGACCGCCGGCGGCAAGTTCAAGCGCGGCTGCTCGCATCAGCGCCACATCTTGACTAAGAAGACCGCCAAGCGGAAGCGTCAGCTGGACATGGGCGGCATGGTGGCCAAGGCCGACCAGAAGGCCGTCGCGGCGATGCTCCCCTACGCGTGA
- the infC gene encoding translation initiation factor IF-3: protein MRPNETRINDGIRAQEVRVISEDGEQLGVMPPHQAIRIAEERGLDLVEVAGNAQPPVCRIMDYGKYKFMEAKREHAARAKQKNIVVKEVKFRPKTDDHDFDFKVKHILRFLEEEDKVKVVVMFRGREVVHRDIGYRIIEEVIQRVGDKAIVEKGAGIDGRDMHAILAPKIVEVPKAPKKPKPAKPETPAAEAQI from the coding sequence ATTCGTCCGAACGAGACCCGCATCAACGACGGCATCCGGGCTCAAGAGGTCCGCGTCATCTCCGAAGATGGCGAACAGCTTGGCGTGATGCCTCCCCACCAGGCCATCCGGATCGCTGAAGAACGCGGCCTCGACCTGGTGGAAGTGGCCGGAAACGCTCAGCCTCCAGTCTGCCGAATCATGGACTACGGCAAGTACAAGTTCATGGAAGCGAAGCGGGAGCACGCCGCCCGGGCGAAGCAGAAAAACATCGTGGTCAAGGAAGTGAAGTTCCGCCCCAAGACCGATGATCACGATTTTGATTTCAAAGTGAAGCACATCCTGCGGTTCCTGGAGGAAGAAGACAAAGTCAAAGTGGTGGTCATGTTCCGCGGACGTGAAGTCGTCCATCGTGACATCGGCTACCGGATCATCGAAGAAGTCATCCAGCGCGTTGGCGACAAGGCCATCGTGGAAAAGGGTGCCGGCATTGATGGTCGCGACATGCACGCCATCCTGGCGCCGAAGATTGTGGAAGTACCCAAAGCCCCCAAGAAGCCCAAACCGGCCAAGCCTGAAACCCCAGCTGCAGAAGCCCAAATCTAG
- the thrS gene encoding threonine--tRNA ligase, whose amino-acid sequence MTIEVRLPDDSLRQLPEGATGTDLAGGIGARLLDAALAIKADGKLMDLKAPLVNGAKVEIVTSKTPESLELIRHSTAHLLAHAVKRLYPNARVGIGPVIEDGFYYDFWVEKPFTPEDLPVIEAEMRKIVAEGIEVVREDLGRDAAVARFEAMGEPLKVEVVSGIPSGDIISGYSQGDFYDLCRGPHVPNTAKLKVFKLQSIAGAYWKGDEKNQMLSRIYGTAFHTQKELDDHLKRLEEAKARDHRKLGKELGLFSFHPEAPASPFFHPKGTQVYNELVTYVRELYFKYGYSEVITPQIMDVALWKTSGHYENFADSMYFTTAEEREYAMKPMNCPGHCLMFGTQKHSYRDLPLRFADFGRLHRYERSGVTHGLTRVRTFCQDDAHIYCTPEQIKAEMASFLDLLKEVYDTFGFEGTRVALSTRPEKRLGTDEIWDAAEGALAEALNEAGIPFTLNPGEGAFYGPKIEFQVLDALKRPWQLGTLQVDYMMPQRFDLNYTQADGTEGRPVMLHRAILGSLERFMGILIEHTAGAFPAWLAPTQVTILPITDRANAFATEVLAQAKALGIRADLDARNESLKAKIREAQLAKVPYMLVIGDREAEAGTVSVRHRHRGDLGVQPLDGFLATLVAEVKDRQR is encoded by the coding sequence ATGACCATCGAGGTTCGACTTCCAGACGACTCCCTTCGGCAGCTGCCCGAGGGTGCCACTGGTACCGACCTGGCCGGTGGCATTGGCGCTCGGCTACTGGATGCCGCCTTGGCCATCAAGGCGGATGGCAAGTTGATGGACCTCAAGGCGCCGCTGGTGAACGGTGCCAAAGTCGAGATCGTCACCAGTAAAACACCGGAAAGCCTGGAATTGATCCGCCATTCGACGGCCCACTTGTTGGCGCACGCCGTGAAGCGGCTGTATCCCAATGCCCGCGTGGGCATCGGCCCGGTTATCGAGGATGGGTTCTACTACGACTTCTGGGTGGAAAAGCCATTCACGCCGGAAGATCTTCCCGTGATCGAAGCCGAAATGCGGAAGATTGTGGCAGAAGGCATCGAGGTGGTTCGTGAGGATCTCGGTCGGGACGCTGCTGTGGCGCGGTTCGAGGCCATGGGCGAGCCGCTCAAGGTGGAAGTGGTTTCCGGCATTCCGTCCGGTGACATCATCAGCGGCTACAGCCAGGGCGATTTCTATGATCTTTGCCGTGGTCCCCACGTCCCAAACACCGCCAAATTGAAGGTCTTCAAGCTGCAGAGCATCGCCGGCGCCTATTGGAAGGGCGACGAGAAGAACCAGATGCTGAGCCGCATCTATGGCACCGCCTTCCACACGCAAAAGGAATTGGACGACCACCTGAAGCGGCTCGAGGAAGCCAAGGCTCGGGATCATCGCAAGCTGGGCAAGGAACTCGGACTGTTTTCCTTCCATCCAGAGGCACCCGCTTCCCCCTTCTTCCATCCCAAGGGGACCCAGGTTTACAACGAACTGGTCACTTATGTCCGTGAGCTGTATTTCAAGTACGGCTACAGCGAGGTAATCACGCCGCAGATCATGGATGTGGCGCTCTGGAAGACCAGCGGACACTACGAGAACTTTGCAGACAGCATGTACTTCACCACCGCCGAAGAGCGGGAATACGCCATGAAGCCCATGAACTGTCCTGGGCACTGCCTCATGTTCGGCACCCAGAAGCACAGCTACCGTGATCTGCCCCTGCGCTTCGCCGATTTCGGACGACTGCACCGCTATGAGCGCAGCGGTGTTACCCATGGGCTCACCCGCGTCCGTACCTTCTGCCAGGATGATGCCCACATCTACTGCACCCCTGAGCAGATCAAAGCCGAGATGGCCTCTTTTCTTGACCTGCTGAAAGAGGTCTACGACACCTTCGGCTTTGAGGGAACGCGGGTGGCACTAAGCACCAGACCCGAGAAGCGCCTCGGCACCGACGAAATCTGGGATGCGGCGGAAGGAGCCCTCGCTGAGGCTCTGAACGAAGCGGGCATCCCCTTCACCTTGAATCCCGGTGAGGGTGCCTTTTATGGCCCGAAGATCGAGTTCCAGGTCTTGGACGCCCTCAAGCGGCCCTGGCAGCTGGGCACCTTGCAGGTCGACTACATGATGCCCCAGCGGTTCGACCTGAACTACACCCAGGCTGATGGCACTGAAGGCCGCCCAGTCATGCTCCATCGCGCCATCCTCGGCAGCCTGGAGCGGTTCATGGGCATCCTCATCGAGCACACCGCCGGGGCCTTTCCGGCCTGGCTGGCGCCCACCCAAGTAACCATCCTCCCCATCACGGACCGGGCCAACGCCTTTGCGACTGAAGTTCTGGCCCAAGCCAAGGCCCTCGGCATTCGTGCGGATTTGGATGCACGGAATGAAAGCCTGAAGGCCAAAATCCGTGAAGCTCAGTTGGCGAAAGTCCCGTATATGCTCGTGATCGGCGATCGGGAAGCCGAGGCGGGGACAGTCTCTGTGCGGCATCGCCACCGCGGGGACCTGGGCGTTCAGCCGCTAGATGGTTTCCTGGCCACGCTGGTTGCTGAAGTCAAAGATCGCCAACGCTGA